Proteins encoded together in one Acidimicrobiia bacterium window:
- a CDS encoding peptidoglycan-binding protein LysM gives MIEQENEVTQEPGDAVADAATEMATAVADEAPAGEETAEAVEREDVVGEAHPAPIAEVEDDRPQADGDPIDATEEPAAEGPAAAEQLE, from the coding sequence ACCCAGGAGCCGGGTGACGCTGTGGCGGATGCAGCCACAGAGATGGCGACCGCAGTCGCCGACGAGGCCCCCGCCGGCGAAGAGACGGCCGAGGCCGTCGAGCGGGAAGACGTGGTCGGAGAGGCTCATCCCGCACCGATCGCTGAGGTCGAAGACGATCGTCCGCAGGCTGACGGCGACCCGATCGATGCAACCGAGGAACCGGCGGCCGAGGGGCCCGCGGCGGCCGAGCAGCTCGAGC